A window of Thermococcus sp. LS1 genomic DNA:
CCATCCCGACCTCCAAGGTAAGATAGTCGGTTGGTATGACGTTGTTAACGGTAAGACCACCCCCTATGACGACCAGGGACACGGCACTCACGTGGCCAGCATAGCCGCTGGAACTGGTGCAGCCAGTAACGGCCAGTATAAGGGAATGGCTCCGGGTGCCAAGCTCGTTGGCGTTAAGGTTCTCGGTGCGGATGGCTCTGGAAGCACCTCTGACATCATAGCCGGTATCGATTGGGTTGTCCAGAACAAGGACAAGTATGGAATAAAGGTCATCAACCTCTCCCTCGGTTCGAGCCAGAGTTCCGACGGTACGGACTCCCTCAGCCAGGCTGTCAACAATGCCTGGGATGCGGGCCTTGTCGTCTGTGTCGCCGCTGGAAACAGTGGTCCTGACAAGTACACCATAGGCTCACCTGCAGCCGCTAGCAAGGTCATAACCGTTGGAGCCGTTGACAAGTACGACGTCATAACTGACTTCTCAAGCAGGGGTCCAACCGCTGACGGCAGACTCAAACCAGAAGTTGTCGCCCCAGGCAACTGGATTATAGCCGCCCGTGCCAGCGGCACTCAGCTCACTGACCAGCTCGTTGGTGACTACTACGTTGCAGCTCCTGGAACTTCAATGGCTACCCCGCACGTCGCCGGTATAGCCGCGCTCCTCCTCCAGGCCCACCCAGACTGGACCAACGACAAGATAAAGCACGCCCTTATGGTCACCGCCGAGATAGTGGCTCCAAGTGAGATAGCTGACATAGCCTATGGTGCCGGTAGGGTTAACGTTTACCTCGCTGCCAACTACGACAACGACGCCAAGCTCTACTTCAGCGGCTACGTCGCCGACAAGGGAAGCGCCACCCACACCTTCACCGTTGGAAGCGGCGGAAGCAGGATAGTGGCCTTCCTCACCTGGGACACCGCCTCGAGCGACCTTGACCTCTACCTCTACGACCCGAACGGCAACCAGGTCGACTACTCCTACAGCGCCTACTACGGCTTCGAAAAGGTCGGCTACAACAACCCGGTCGCCGGAACCTGGAGCGTCAAGGTCGTCAGCTACAGCGGCGCCGCCAACTACCAGGTCGAGGTTCTCGCTGAAGGAACGACCCTCAGCGCTGACACTGGAACCGAGCCGGCTCCAGAGCCGACTCCCACCCCAACCGTCGATGAGCAGACCTTCACCGGCTATGTCCACGACTACTACGACAAGAGCGACAGCTTCACCATGACCGTCAACAGCGGCGCTACCCTGATTACTGGAGATCTCACCTTCAACACCAACTACCACGACCTTGACCTCTACCTCTACGACCCGAACGGCAACCTCGTCGACCGCTCTGAAAGCTACGACAGCTACGAGCACGTCGAGTACGCCAACCCGATTCCAGGAGACTGGAAGTTCCTCGTTTACGCCTATGACACCTACAGCTGGGCCAGCTATCAGCTCGATGTTAAGGTCTACTACGGCTGAATCTTTTTATTTCCCCTTTCCACTTTTGTTGGGGTGGTGAGATGAGAAGGATAGTTTCAATAGCGCTGGTGCTGCTTCTTCTCGTGCCGTTCGTTTCGGCCCGCGAGGTGCCCTATGTATACACCCCCACCGTGAGCGAGACTGCTTTCGCTGTTCTGGCCCTCTACAAGGTTGGGGATTACGCTCACGTCCTTGAGGGTTGTGAGTGGTTGAATCAGCTTAAGAGCCCCGAGGATTCTTGGGGCTGGAAGTACGGCGAGAAGCCCGAGGCAAAATACACCGCACTGGCCCTGATGGCCCTCATCCGCGGTGAAAGTATAGCCGAGGGGCGCTATGGATACACCATAGACGGTGCAGCTTACTGGCTGATTTACGTCCAGAGCCCCGATGGCTCCTTTGGCGACTACATCGATACAGCACTCTCCGTTTTAGCCCTCAATGAGTATCAAAAAAGCCGCTTCGGAACCCTCGATGTCTCGGAAGCGATAAGCCGGGGACTCGGCTGGCTGAAAGCCAACCCGCCGAAAAACGAGGAGGAAGCCATCTTCGGCTACCTCGCCCTAAGGGATGTAGAATCGCTGAAGGAGCTCAGTGTTGATGGAGAGATGCTCGCTTACAAGTACTTCGCCCTTGCCTATCTTGGAGAGAAAGTTGAGACCGAGGGCGAGTTCAAGACCGTTCTGGCAAATGCTCTCCTTCTCTACGCCACTGGGAATGAGGCCTATCGCGATGCACTTCTCAGTGACCAGCACTTCGGCTTCTGGGGGAGGCTCCGCTATTCCCCACCAGAACTCCTTGAAGTGTCGCAGGTCCAGGGCTTTGATGACCTGAAACCCCCTGCCTGCCATTACATGAGGCTGGTAATTCCCCAAGAGGAATGGGATAGAGTCGTTCTCGCCAAGTATTTCCTGGCCTGCGGGATGGAAGCAAACCTGAGCGGTCTCGACTACGATAAGCTCCTTCCCTGGATGGTGGCCGAATTAGCAAGGCTCAAGGCCCTCATGGGACAGCCCTACGACTCGGAGGTCGATTATCTTCTCTCTCACCAGCAAAACGGGGTCTGGAAGGAGTTCTACAACACCGCTTACGTGGTGTGGGTTCTCAGGAGCCTTGGAGTGGACTTCAACTACACGGAGAGCCTCAACTTTCTTGAAGAGAGCCTCACCGATAGTTATCCCAACTACTACTACGCCTATGCGCTGATAGACTTCCGCCTTTTTGACATGGATGAGGCGTTCAACAGAACCCTTTCAATAATCGAGGCCCACCAGAATCCCAATGGTGGTTGGGGCTACAATTACGGTGCCCCAAGCGGGCTGAAGTCGACGGCTACTGTACTCTGGGCGCTGGAAGAGACCGGCATCAAGGACTCGGAAACATATGCGAAGGGCGTTCAATTCCTCAGAGAGTCCCTCTACGCTGACATTCCGGACGTTGATATTGCTGGGGACATGGTGGTGCTGACCAACGCGACATTCCTGCTGATACAGGATGGCAGATACATCGGGAACAGCACTGGAACAGCGAACATCGCCGGGCTGGATGGCTACGTTACAATCTACCCCTCCATGAGCCCGCTGACTGTTCAAGCCTTCAGTGTCTCGGGATTCAGGGCAGGTGATCCATGGAGGGCAGCAGAGGAGGCTTACCTTTACATAACTGCAGGGGTGATTCTCCTCTTCCTTGCCGGTTTCGTCGTTTGGAGGCACGGGAAAGAGAAGAGATTAAAGCCGCAAAAGAAGTGAGCCCTCTTCAATTTTCTTTTTGATGAGCTCTACTCGTGACCTCACGAACTCCTTCAGGAACTCTTCCTCAAAATTCATCCTTCTCCCGTTGAGATAGGCCTCGTATACCCTTACTGCCCATTCATCGCCGATTTTTCTGAGGGTTTCAAGAACATCGTCCTTCTCCAGGCCAGAGCCATGGATAAATGCCAGTAGCCGAGCCGTTTCTCCAGCGGTTATGTGAAGCATCTTTCTATTCAGCCCCTCCAACCGCTGAAGCGTCCTTTCGAGGCGTTCAATCATGATTCCATCGAGCCTGTACTCCGGGAGGAGACCAACTACATCCTCGCCAAAGATGACAACGTGGTTCACCCTGAAGTCTTGCTGGTAAACGGTCAGGAACTTGAAGGGATAGCCAAGGTGCAGGGGATCGCGGAGGTTCGGGAGCCACTCCCACGCGAGGTCGACCTCCACAGGGTTAAGAAAGGCTGAGCACTCCTCAAGGGTTGGTTTTATCTTTTCAATAATACTCTCTGGATCAGCGCCATCTTCAAGAACCGCGAAGAAGTCAACGTCGCTCGTTCCGGGAATGAAGTCGCCCCTAACCAGCGAGCCAAAGAGAATTAAAGAGTGGAGGCTGGGAACCCGGCCGAGCTTTTGCCTCACGCATTCTATGAGGCCTTCAACCTTCATGTGGTCGAGGCTTCCTCGTCGTTGTAGATGTCCCAGTTCTCTATTTTTTCCTCGTAGCCCTTTGAGCCTTCCAGGGTCTGAATCCTGAACATGTAGCTCTTGTACCAGTTGTAGGACGGCTTGACCTTAATCGGAAGGAGCTTCCAGGCCCTGGTCTCCTCCTCGTAGCCCCAGTTGACGTACTCGTTGAAGTTCCTGATGATGTCCGTTATGACGACGTTGAACTCGTTGAGGAGAACCCTCTGTATATCGCGCCACTTGTCGAGAGAGCTCTCGCGTCTGGTTATGCCGAAGTAGCCAGCGCAACCGGGGCCCTTGAGGGTGGCGATTCCCCTGCCGACGAAGGCCCTTATG
This region includes:
- a CDS encoding nucleotidyltransferase domain-containing protein; translated protein: MKVEGLIECVRQKLGRVPSLHSLILFGSLVRGDFIPGTSDVDFFAVLEDGADPESIIEKIKPTLEECSAFLNPVEVDLAWEWLPNLRDPLHLGYPFKFLTVYQQDFRVNHVVIFGEDVVGLLPEYRLDGIMIERLERTLQRLEGLNRKMLHITAGETARLLAFIHGSGLEKDDVLETLRKIGDEWAVRVYEAYLNGRRMNFEEEFLKEFVRSRVELIKKKIEEGSLLLRL
- a CDS encoding S8 family serine peptidase is translated as MKGWKVVVFAVFLASLMIGLVVATPTKIVNTSNMPTLEKNYGLLKPSLFKKIQGMNDDQSISTIIMFKDQASKERALPILKRLGNIKYNYKIIPAVAIDIKVKDVKMLAGLYRSGLFTLSRSTSVPGIEFIQDDYQVKVAVELEGLDESAAQVQATNLWNLGYDGSGITIAIIDTGIDGSHPDLQGKIVGWYDVVNGKTTPYDDQGHGTHVASIAAGTGAASNGQYKGMAPGAKLVGVKVLGADGSGSTSDIIAGIDWVVQNKDKYGIKVINLSLGSSQSSDGTDSLSQAVNNAWDAGLVVCVAAGNSGPDKYTIGSPAAASKVITVGAVDKYDVITDFSSRGPTADGRLKPEVVAPGNWIIAARASGTQLTDQLVGDYYVAAPGTSMATPHVAGIAALLLQAHPDWTNDKIKHALMVTAEIVAPSEIADIAYGAGRVNVYLAANYDNDAKLYFSGYVADKGSATHTFTVGSGGSRIVAFLTWDTASSDLDLYLYDPNGNQVDYSYSAYYGFEKVGYNNPVAGTWSVKVVSYSGAANYQVEVLAEGTTLSADTGTEPAPEPTPTPTVDEQTFTGYVHDYYDKSDSFTMTVNSGATLITGDLTFNTNYHDLDLYLYDPNGNLVDRSESYDSYEHVEYANPIPGDWKFLVYAYDTYSWASYQLDVKVYYG